The genomic interval AACGAAAAGGATTACCGTATCATCAAAAACGCCTCTTCTCTTCAAACCCGCAACCAGGTCGCCGATACTTTTGTCAAGCCGGTAAATCACTGCGGCATAAATGGCCATCATGTGATCGTATTTCTCCTTATCTGCCTGGCTCAGCGTTTCCCATTTTGGAATGTTTGGATTAGCGGGCGGCAATTTCCAGGAAGGATCGATCAGCCCAAGTCTGATCTGTTTTTCGTAGCGTTCCTGACGAAGTTTTTCATATCCTTTCAGGTATTTTCCTTTGAATTTATCAATATCTTCCTGCGGTGCCTGCAAAGGAAAATGCGGTGCGTTATGAGCCAGATACAACATGTAAGGTTTTTTGGCAGCAATACCTTCATCAATAAAACGGAGACCAAAATCTGTCCACAAATCGGTTGTATACCAGTCTTTCGGCAGCTTTTCTGAATCGTTTGCCAGTTCTTCACCATTCAGGAAAAGCTTCGCGTTGGCTGCTTTACCATAATAGAAACCACCAGCCGGCGCGTTTAACGAACGATCAAAACCGCGTTTCCAGGGAACCGTTCCGTGTGGCTGGCCGACATGCCATTTGCCACTCATCGCGGTGAAATATCCAGCGCTTTTCATCACTTCTGCAATCGTCACGCTATTGTGGTTTAGCTGAGCGCGATAAGCCGGATGGTCAACACCTTTGTCTTCCATCATGTGCCCGATTCCTGCCTGGTGACTGTAAACACCTGTAAGTAAGGCGGCACGCGTCGGACAGCAACGGGCCGTGTTGTAAAAACTGGTCAGCCGAACACCGTTTTGAGCAAGTTTGTCCAGATTAGGCGTTGGTATCTCACTCCCGTAACAACCCAGATCGGAATAGCCCAGATCATCAGCTAGGATGACAATGACGTTGGGTTTCTTTTGGGCAAAAGAAGTGTTGAAAACAAATAAAAGTGCTAGTACAAATACTGAGGTTATTTTACTTTTCATATCCAAAATTTTCGGATCAGGATGAAATACTAACGTTAAGTTAAACGTGGCGAAACGCTCCAATTAATACTTAAATCACTAAAAATCAATTAGTAAGCACTGTTTACTTCATACTAAAAACTGTTAACTAAAACTACTCCGTCTTCCCTTCCGGTTTCGGCTGAGCCGGTACCAGCGCAGAACGTTTTTTGATGATATCGTCCCAGGTTATATAGGGATAAATATTGTACTTCTTCGCTTGCTCTTCAAACAATGCTTTCAGCTCTTCCAGCTTCTTTGGATTTTTCTTCGCCAGATCAGTTCTTTCATTGAAGTCCTCGTTTAAGTTATACAACTGCCATTGGTTATCCTCCGGATTGGCCACACTTATTGCAGTGCCAAAAGTACCTCCGGTAGTTGATGCCTTGTATGCAAAACCAGCTTTCCAACCATCTTTATAGATTGATCTTGACCCAAAAATGTAATAGTACTGAACGGTATGGCGCGAAATTGCTTTGGCATTATCAAACGAGTATAGCAGTGAAGTTCCTTGAATCGAATCCTGTTTAATTCCCCGGATAACCTCGGGCGCTTTAATCCCTACAAACTCCAAAGTCGTAGGCAGCAAATCTATTACATGTCCGTATTGATTACGAATTCCACCTTTTTCTTTGATGCCTTTTGGGTAAAAAACAATAAGCGGATTCCTAGTTCCGCCTTCGGAATGTGCATCCTGTTTCCAATATTTGAATGGAGTATTGGCCGCCTGAGCCCAGCCCAGCGGATAGTTTGCATTCGTACCTTCCGGCGTTCCAATCTGATCGATCTGCGAAAGATTGAGTTTTAACTGCTCGGTTTCTGAAATCGGATTTACAAGCGCAGCTGCGGAAGATCTGGCTATTACACCAGTCATCGCACCTTCCTTGCTGGCGCCATTATCACCGATTACCACCATGATAATTGTATTATCAAGCTGTTTGATTTCTTTCAGATAATTCACAACACGGCCGATTTCATGGTCTGTATAGGTAAGGTAACCCGCATACACTTCCATGAAACGTGCGTAAAGTTTTTTCTCATCGGCGGACAAGCTGCTCCATGCCTTAATATTTGGATTGCGCTCGGGTAAAATAGCATTTGCAGGAATAATGCCTTGTTTCTTTTGCTGGTTAAAAACCTGTTCACGGAACACATCCCAGCCACCGTCGAATTGTCCTTTGTACTGATCGCTCCATACTTTTGCAACCTGATGCGGAGCGTGTGTTGCACCGGGAGAATAGTATAAAAAGAACGGTTTGTCGGGAGCCGCTTTTTTCTGTCTGGCTATAAAGCTGATTGCTTTGTCTGTAATCTGATCATTCAAATGGCGGCCATCCGGCGTAATATGCGCGTTGTCTTCCACCAGATCCGGTTTGTACTGATCGGTTTGGGAACCTAAAAATCCAAAGAAGTGATCGAAACCTTTGCCCAATGGCCAGCGATCAAAAGGTCCGGCATCGGTTGCATCCTGATCGGGCGTCAAACCATATTTACCGACAACAAAAGTATTGTAACCCGATTCGCGCAAAATTTCGGCGATGGTTCCTTTGTCAGAAGGAATCCTGCCATCCCATCCCGGAAAACCGTATGAAGCCCAAACGTGGGAAAATCCGCCTTCATGAACGGAATGGTGGTTGCGTCCGGTCAGCAATGCGGCACGAGTTGGAGCACAAATTGCTGCTGTATGAAAATTCGTGTACCGCAATCCATTGTTGGCCAAACTGTCAAAAGTTGGTGTGCGGATTACGCCGCCAAAAGTACTGCTTGCACCAAAACCAACGTCGTCCAGCAATACCCAAACAACATTCGGAGCACCAGCAGGAGCTTTCACAGGATTTGTCCAGACTTCTTTAGAGTCGGTATAACTTTTACCAACCACACCGGTAAACGGCTGTTGCTGTTGGGTGATGTTCTGGGCATAAGCGTTCGAGAAACCCAGGCCTGTGATAACGATGGCCGATTTGAGTAAATTATTCATTCTCATACAATGTTTTAAGTTGATTATTCCGCAAAACTGGAACGTAGTTTGACGCCCCATCTGCCCCCTTCTTTTGTTAATACGTAAAGCGATTCGTATGATGCCACCACGCTACTATCCTTGCGGTAGCGCGTAAACTTTGTGTCCACATGAACCTTGTTAACAGAAGCCTGCACGATATTTTTGTGATCCCATTTGCTGTAATCCCATCCCGCTTTGATTAATGGCCCAAATACCACGGCAGAATCCCGAAGCCCTGCTTTTTCCAAAACTGACATCTTACCGCTAGCCAACCGGTAATGCGGAAACTGATAAGTGGCCTCCCAACCTTTCAAATCTTTTGCATTGAAAGTTGACAAGTATGCATCCAGAACTTTATTGATTTCAACTTTTTCCGAAGCAGCAAGCTCGTGAGTGCCGTCGCTTTGGGCAAAAGCGCTTAAAATCGAGGTAAAGACAATTGCCAGACTTAAAATTATTCTTTTCATATCATTACGTTTTTCTCAATATGAGTATTTGACTGGCTAAGAGTTACCACCGGTGAATTAGCAACAGTAATCTCCGTCCGTGCCTTTTTTCCTTTTTCTTTGCGTCCTCTGCATGAAACCACGTGAAGGTCACCTGCTTCATTTCAAATTCGCCTCAGCTTTTACACCATAATCAATAACCACTTTATTGATCTTTCCCGTAAAGGCAAATGGCACTTTGTAAGAATCGGCCACCGGACTCAGATCGTCCAGCCCGACATTGACTCCTTCGTGTGAGTAAATCCCCGCGATGCTTCGCTCAAACGTCGTTTCGCCATCTTTGGATCCATTGATATACAATACAATCTGTCCTTTTTTCTTTTGGTCATCAAAGCTTACATCCACACGTAACTGTGTTTTCCCATTCGGAATATTGCCTTTGGAAATAGCTGTAAACTGAGTACCATTCCCGAGATTGTATACAAACTGTAACTTCTTATCCTGAACGAAAAGACTCAATCCGCCTGCCCTGCCTCCTCTGGACAACAAAACGCCCTCAGCTCCGTCAGCCGCAATGTTTACATCCGCCGTCAGACTGAAATTCGGCATTCCGGCAAGCGGACTAGCAATGTCAATCAATGTCTGTATTCCCGGATATAATACTACCTGATTCAAATTTTGGTATGCTGTCGGAACAGCCGCAGTCGGGCCAGATGTACCGGTATGAATAACGCCATCTTTCAAGGGGTAAATGTTGTATTTCACTGCTTCACTTTCAAAAAGCGCGTGTAGTTCTTTCAATTTTTCAGGTTTGGCGGCGGCAAGATCTTTAAGTTCATTAAAATCTTCGTTAAGGTTATACAACTCCCATTTGTCCTGCTCAAACGGTTGTCCTTTTACATGGAGAGTTCCTGCTTTCCAGCCATCTTTATAGATAGATCTGGAACCAAGAACCTCAAAATACTGCTGTGTATGGCGGTCTTTCGCTTTGGCTTCGTTGATACTGTAAGCCAGACTTGTACCCTCTATTTTTTCCTGCGGATAACCATTGATACTTTGGGGGATCTGTGCCTTTACAAGCTCAACAGTCGTAGGCAGTATATCAATCACGTGACCGTACTGCGTTCTGATCCCACCCTTTTCCTTAATTTCTTTGGGGTAAAAAACGATGAGTGGATTGCGTGTACCACCTTCTGTATTCGCATCCTGTTTCCATTGGCGAAAGGGAACGTTGGTAGCAGCCGCCCAGCCCAATGGATAATTTGCTTTGGAAAATTCGGTACCTATCAAATCAATTTCTTCCAGGTTTTTCTGTAAGTGCTGTTCATCTGATATGGCAGGATCAAAATTATTGACTGTTCCCACAAACGTGCCTTCTTTACTGGCTCCGTTATCACCCACCGAAACGAAGATGAGCGTATTTTCGAGCTGACCTGTTTCTTTTAAGTGATTCACGATCCTGCCGATTTCGTGATCGGTGTAACTAAGGAAACCAGCGTAGGTTTCCATGAAACGGGCATATAATTTTTTTTCAGGAGCTGAAAGTGCATTCCATTCCTTAATTCCGGGGTTACGTGGTGGCAGAACCGTATTTTTCGGTACAACACCAAGTTTGATCTGATTGGCTAAAACCTGCTCACGGTACTGATCCCATCCACTGTCAAATTTCCCTTTGTATTTTTCAATCCATTCCTTTGAAACCTGATGCGGTGCATGACCCGCTCCGGTTGCTACATATAAAAAGAAAGGTTTTTCCGGATCGACCGATTTCTGTTCAGAAATATAATCAATGGCCTTATCGACCAATACCTCATTGAAATGTTTGCCGTTTTGCTGGTCTTTTACGCGACGCGTGTCTTCCCAGAATTCCGTATGCCATTGATCGGTACTGCCTCGTGACGGAAAACCGTAAAAGTGATCGAATCCTCTTCCGGTTGGCCAGCGGTTGAACGGCCCCGCCGGTGTCAGATCCGCCAGCGGCGTAATGTGCCACTTTCCTAATGCAAATGTGTTGTAGCCATTTTCTTTCAGGATTTCCGCAATGGTTGCTTTTTCAAAAGGGATCTGCGCATCATAACCCGGCGTTCCAATTGCATTTTCCGGAAAAAGCCCCATGTGTGCCGAATGGTGATTTCTTCCTGTGAGCAAAGCCGCGCGCGTTGGGGCACAAATGGCCGTCGTGTGGAAATTCGTATAACGCAACCCATTGTTAGCCAGGCTATCCAAAGTGGGAGTCTGTATCAAACCACCAAATGTACTTACTGCGCCAAAACCGACGTCATCAAGCAAAATCCATACAACATTGGGTGAACCCTTGGCTGCCTTTTTCCTTTCAGGCCACGCTTGTTCAGTGTCTTTAACCGTTTTCCCGATCTTCCCCTGGTAGGTTTGAACGGGTGTGTATTGTGCATACGAAAGTTGATTTGCCCCGAGCCAGGCTATTGCAGCAAGTGCAAGTTCTTTTATTGGAAAAGATCGATTTTTCATCATGATTCCGGTTTTATACTATTGATAAACACTAAGTTCTTACCTGTTATTTAATTGTATTCCAATCCACCACGCCCACTTTTTTCGCCCAAACCAAATATTCCTTTTCCAGCTCAGCCGCCTTTTCAGCATGTTTGTCTTTAAGGTTAAGGGTTTCAGTTCGGTCTGTTTTAAGGTTGTATAATTCCCATGGCTGGTTCAGTTCTGCAACCAGTTTCCAGTCGCCTTTCCGGATAGCCCGGCTTCCCTCATGTTCCCAGAAAAGCGGGTTTTGCCGGATTTTCGCCTGATCCTGAAAGACAGTTACAAGGCTTTTTCCTTCAAAAGGTATAAGTGTTTTTGAATTAAATTCTTTGGGATAATTCACCTTCGCCAAATCAAGGCAGGTTGGTAACACATCGATCAGATGACCAACATAATTGCTG from Dyadobacter sp. NIV53 carries:
- a CDS encoding arylsulfatase, which gives rise to MKSKITSVFVLALLFVFNTSFAQKKPNVIVILADDLGYSDLGCYGSEIPTPNLDKLAQNGVRLTSFYNTARCCPTRAALLTGVYSHQAGIGHMMEDKGVDHPAYRAQLNHNSVTIAEVMKSAGYFTAMSGKWHVGQPHGTVPWKRGFDRSLNAPAGGFYYGKAANAKLFLNGEELANDSEKLPKDWYTTDLWTDFGLRFIDEGIAAKKPYMLYLAHNAPHFPLQAPQEDIDKFKGKYLKGYEKLRQERYEKQIRLGLIDPSWKLPPANPNIPKWETLSQADKEKYDHMMAIYAAVIYRLDKSIGDLVAGLKRRGVFDDTVILFVSDNGGNAEPGFEGKFEGDVPGSPLSAVFLGQGWAEAACAPFWAYKHHTHEGGISSPGIISWPNGIPASRNGKFEKQPAHIIDIMATLVDLGGAKYPTTFDGQTIQPLEGTSLKPAFTGKTINRKNPIFWEHEGNRAIRDGKWKLVAERSEKWQLYDIEKDRTELVDLSAKNPEVAKDLEAKYAAWYKRVGAEPFDKDFKWFYDYEKAKKEAASEK
- a CDS encoding arylsulfatase, whose amino-acid sequence is MMKNRSFPIKELALAAIAWLGANQLSYAQYTPVQTYQGKIGKTVKDTEQAWPERKKAAKGSPNVVWILLDDVGFGAVSTFGGLIQTPTLDSLANNGLRYTNFHTTAICAPTRAALLTGRNHHSAHMGLFPENAIGTPGYDAQIPFEKATIAEILKENGYNTFALGKWHITPLADLTPAGPFNRWPTGRGFDHFYGFPSRGSTDQWHTEFWEDTRRVKDQQNGKHFNEVLVDKAIDYISEQKSVDPEKPFFLYVATGAGHAPHQVSKEWIEKYKGKFDSGWDQYREQVLANQIKLGVVPKNTVLPPRNPGIKEWNALSAPEKKLYARFMETYAGFLSYTDHEIGRIVNHLKETGQLENTLIFVSVGDNGASKEGTFVGTVNNFDPAISDEQHLQKNLEEIDLIGTEFSKANYPLGWAAATNVPFRQWKQDANTEGGTRNPLIVFYPKEIKEKGGIRTQYGHVIDILPTTVELVKAQIPQSINGYPQEKIEGTSLAYSINEAKAKDRHTQQYFEVLGSRSIYKDGWKAGTLHVKGQPFEQDKWELYNLNEDFNELKDLAAAKPEKLKELHALFESEAVKYNIYPLKDGVIHTGTSGPTAAVPTAYQNLNQVVLYPGIQTLIDIASPLAGMPNFSLTADVNIAADGAEGVLLSRGGRAGGLSLFVQDKKLQFVYNLGNGTQFTAISKGNIPNGKTQLRVDVSFDDQKKKGQIVLYINGSKDGETTFERSIAGIYSHEGVNVGLDDLSPVADSYKVPFAFTGKINKVVIDYGVKAEANLK
- a CDS encoding arylsulfatase, with the translated sequence MNNLLKSAIVITGLGFSNAYAQNITQQQQPFTGVVGKSYTDSKEVWTNPVKAPAGAPNVVWVLLDDVGFGASSTFGGVIRTPTFDSLANNGLRYTNFHTAAICAPTRAALLTGRNHHSVHEGGFSHVWASYGFPGWDGRIPSDKGTIAEILRESGYNTFVVGKYGLTPDQDATDAGPFDRWPLGKGFDHFFGFLGSQTDQYKPDLVEDNAHITPDGRHLNDQITDKAISFIARQKKAAPDKPFFLYYSPGATHAPHQVAKVWSDQYKGQFDGGWDVFREQVFNQQKKQGIIPANAILPERNPNIKAWSSLSADEKKLYARFMEVYAGYLTYTDHEIGRVVNYLKEIKQLDNTIIMVVIGDNGASKEGAMTGVIARSSAAALVNPISETEQLKLNLSQIDQIGTPEGTNANYPLGWAQAANTPFKYWKQDAHSEGGTRNPLIVFYPKGIKEKGGIRNQYGHVIDLLPTTLEFVGIKAPEVIRGIKQDSIQGTSLLYSFDNAKAISRHTVQYYYIFGSRSIYKDGWKAGFAYKASTTGGTFGTAISVANPEDNQWQLYNLNEDFNERTDLAKKNPKKLEELKALFEEQAKKYNIYPYITWDDIIKKRSALVPAQPKPEGKTE